From the Kitasatospora viridis genome, one window contains:
- a CDS encoding ABC transporter permease codes for MTTPTEDTTETEPVLVASATGDSGNKPATLQGRTPGQIAWSRFKRNRIGMICAGIVILYILVAIFAPVITGLYGQSPYIPYGDRDMSLLDSSSLPIGPNGGMSATHWLGVTPGNGFDIFAKLVYAIRTSLGIGLLITILSSVVGIVLGVAQGYLGGRFDYFTGRFTDLLLGLPSQLFFIAFTPIVENWFVPSDRAMSTSLRVISVVLVQSFLGWMATARLLRGMSLSLREREYVEAAKITGASSWRIIFKELMPNLATTILVQVTLLLPAMVTAEAGLSFLGVGMVDPTPDWGLMFQDAAKYYQNDLTYLMVPGLSLMIFAVAFNLFGDSIRDALDPKTIR; via the coding sequence ATGACGACGCCAACTGAGGACACGACAGAGACCGAACCGGTCCTCGTCGCGTCCGCGACGGGAGACTCCGGCAACAAGCCGGCAACTCTCCAAGGGCGCACCCCGGGCCAGATTGCCTGGAGCCGCTTCAAGCGCAACCGCATCGGTATGATCTGCGCCGGCATCGTGATCCTCTACATCCTGGTCGCGATCTTCGCGCCGGTGATCACCGGCCTCTACGGTCAGTCGCCCTACATCCCCTACGGGGACCGGGACATGAGCCTGCTGGACAGTTCCAGCCTGCCGATCGGCCCCAACGGCGGGATGAGCGCCACCCACTGGCTGGGCGTCACGCCCGGCAACGGGTTCGACATCTTCGCCAAGCTGGTCTACGCGATCCGCACCTCGCTCGGCATCGGCCTGCTGATCACGATCCTCTCCAGCGTGGTGGGCATCGTCCTCGGTGTCGCGCAGGGCTACCTGGGCGGACGGTTCGACTACTTCACCGGTCGCTTCACCGACCTGCTCCTCGGCCTGCCGAGCCAGCTGTTCTTCATCGCCTTCACGCCCATCGTGGAGAACTGGTTCGTCCCCTCGGACCGCGCCATGTCGACCTCGCTGCGCGTCATCTCGGTCGTGCTGGTGCAGTCGTTCCTCGGCTGGATGGCCACCGCCCGTCTGCTCCGCGGCATGTCCCTGAGCCTGCGCGAGCGCGAGTACGTCGAGGCCGCCAAGATCACCGGTGCCTCCTCCTGGCGCATCATCTTCAAGGAGCTGATGCCCAACCTGGCCACCACGATCCTGGTGCAGGTCACCCTCCTGCTGCCGGCGATGGTGACGGCCGAGGCCGGCCTCTCCTTCCTGGGTGTCGGCATGGTCGACCCCACGCCCGACTGGGGCCTGATGTTCCAGGACGCGGCCAAGTACTACCAGAACGACCTGACGTACCTGATGGTCCCCGGTCTCTCGCTGATGATCTTCGCCGTGGCGTTCAACCTGTTCGGTGACTCCATCCGCGACGCGCTGGACCCGAAGACCATCCGCTGA
- a CDS encoding ABC transporter substrate-binding protein yields the protein MRLRKAALVPALVAVSALTLSACGGGGGSKPSASSSTGGAKSSVQNFSIGTKADSTGPAADVPGAKQGGTAHDIEASGFDYLDPRQQYVNQLQAIGMLYSRQLTNYKTDPQTGKVTLVGDLATDTGTMSDGGKTWTWTLKDGLKFEDGTPITSKDVKYAVETLYQDYQTNGPTYFPTWLSGADYRKVYQGPQNGQDLPDSVISTPDNKTITFHFQGIHTDANFAAAMPDITAIEKSADTGPKYDNHPVSIGPYKIADYQKDKSLTLVKNPMWDPKTDPIRHQYVDKWQVELNVANPQLTQRLMGGAGDDKDALTLVTNADSSLIKNIQDDSSMASRTISQFLPFVDTFDINTTRITNPAVRKALAVAFPAAQVNRQLGGSATGDLAGNLVSPTVAGWQNTDPLGIKANPTGDPAKAKQMLQAAGALGTHIELGYANTPRWQQVSTTVVDALNQAGFNAEKKEIDATTYYSVIGKVDNQFDLYRSGWAADWPTGDTVIPPTLDGRQIADGATNYSHYNNPAMNSQMDQIESIADQNQAGAQWMKLADQILSNDVPQIPYAYDKFFQVYGAGVGGVAYNPVIGSVDVSSIYIK from the coding sequence ATGAGACTTCGCAAGGCAGCACTCGTGCCGGCGCTCGTGGCGGTCAGCGCCCTCACGCTGTCCGCTTGTGGTGGGGGCGGCGGCAGCAAGCCGTCCGCGTCGAGCAGCACCGGGGGCGCCAAGTCCTCCGTGCAGAACTTCTCGATCGGCACCAAGGCCGACTCGACCGGCCCGGCCGCGGACGTCCCGGGTGCCAAGCAGGGCGGCACCGCTCACGACATCGAGGCCAGCGGCTTCGACTACCTGGACCCGCGCCAGCAGTACGTCAACCAGCTGCAGGCCATCGGCATGCTGTACAGCCGCCAGCTGACCAACTACAAGACCGACCCGCAGACCGGCAAGGTCACCCTGGTCGGCGACCTCGCCACCGACACCGGCACCATGTCGGACGGCGGCAAGACCTGGACCTGGACCCTCAAGGACGGCCTGAAGTTCGAGGACGGCACGCCGATCACCTCGAAGGACGTCAAGTACGCGGTCGAGACCCTGTACCAGGACTACCAGACCAACGGTCCGACCTACTTCCCGACCTGGCTCTCCGGCGCCGACTACCGCAAGGTGTACCAGGGCCCGCAGAACGGCCAGGACCTGCCGGACAGCGTCATCAGCACGCCGGACAACAAGACCATCACGTTCCACTTCCAGGGCATCCACACCGACGCCAACTTCGCCGCCGCGATGCCCGACATCACGGCCATCGAGAAGTCGGCCGACACCGGCCCGAAGTACGACAACCACCCGGTCTCGATCGGCCCCTACAAGATCGCGGACTACCAGAAGGACAAGTCCCTCACTCTGGTCAAGAACCCGATGTGGGACCCGAAGACCGACCCGATCCGCCACCAGTACGTGGACAAGTGGCAGGTCGAGCTCAACGTCGCCAACCCGCAGCTGACCCAGCGTCTGATGGGTGGCGCCGGTGACGACAAGGACGCGCTCACCCTGGTGACCAACGCGGACTCCAGCCTGATCAAGAACATCCAGGACGACTCGTCCATGGCGTCGCGCACGATCAGCCAGTTCCTGCCGTTCGTCGACACCTTCGACATCAACACCACCCGGATCACCAACCCGGCGGTGCGCAAGGCGCTGGCCGTGGCGTTCCCGGCGGCCCAGGTCAACCGTCAGCTCGGTGGCTCGGCCACCGGCGACCTGGCCGGCAACCTGGTCAGCCCGACCGTGGCCGGCTGGCAGAACACCGACCCGCTGGGCATCAAGGCCAACCCGACCGGTGACCCGGCCAAGGCCAAGCAGATGCTGCAGGCGGCCGGCGCGCTCGGCACCCACATCGAGCTGGGCTACGCGAACACCCCGCGCTGGCAGCAGGTTTCCACCACCGTCGTCGACGCCCTGAACCAGGCCGGCTTCAACGCGGAGAAGAAGGAAATCGACGCCACCACCTACTACTCGGTGATCGGCAAGGTCGACAACCAGTTCGACCTGTACCGTTCCGGCTGGGCGGCCGACTGGCCGACCGGTGACACCGTGATCCCGCCGACCCTGGACGGTCGCCAGATCGCCGACGGTGCGACCAACTACTCGCACTACAACAACCCGGCGATGAACTCGCAGATGGACCAGATCGAGTCCATCGCGGACCAGAACCAGGCCGGCGCCCAGTGGATGAAGCTGGCTGACCAGATCCTGTCCAACGACGTCCCGCAGATCCCCTACGCCTACGACAAGTTCTTCCAGGTCTACGGTGCGGGCGTGGGCGGCGTCGCCTACAACCCGGTGATCGGCTCGGTGGACGTCTCCAGCATCTACATCAAGTAA
- a CDS encoding peptidoglycan binding domain-containing protein, with amino-acid sequence MSSRDSDNANPRRGAGAPDAYPSGTPPYGIPGLGNGFDPFVQTAGPDPEPETPKTETTLTTRISINIPGSRPIPPVVMRSAVKPEEGEARAAAEPPAPAGPRHRSAPPAAPVLGVMDPSGRTSTPPDLPPQWRTPVPPKGAEGAESESTGEWFRPRQRNRPDSVGAPTAPGAPGAAVGAPGAPGGEAPLFSAHPAPGAPLRQPADGGSPFAPGPAGTGSPFAPAPGGYPGEPAQGVGGGYPHAPAATDPFGTVTTPPQGVPGYPAQGPGGTPPNGVPLHRDPQHPGFPAADGPGGTPPNGVPLYPGPQGAHPGTPPNGVPGFPGATQHQDPFAQGGAPRFPGDASSPYANDPFNTAPAQAAAAAAPGAPAEAAGQRPLGNPGAPGRFARPQQPLTPEPNRFAPSAGEPEDTQIGGFEPISGEAIPGLPVTGVYGAAPSGPAGPGGPGAPAGPDGVPNSPAPQAVSPEPPKKAAPAAKPKPGGKAKKLLVTGVGGVVFLGAAAYGTGLMLNQADVPRGTTVLGTAIGGDSRDQAVHQLDATVGKIGQKPIQLKLGSQALTLDPTTAGLTFDTTATVDGLTHHSYNPSDVLASLTGGSTAVPPAVRIDRAKLKAALDGLAANSAQGYKEGFVQFDDSGAPVVVPGQPGQAVDDASAVDQVVQSYQDRANGKSDAPVTLAVTTAQPKTTTQALQQVADGLGKQIASGPVTIQAGAKKLVLSPAKFGKALVLSPDASGNIGPQWDLNQLGTLVGNAFDKVKYKKSDGTLAPITTQDVADAITQVYDKNTTTDRTFHFRM; translated from the coding sequence TTGAGCAGCCGCGATTCTGACAACGCCAACCCCCGTCGGGGGGCCGGCGCACCTGACGCCTATCCCTCGGGCACGCCGCCGTACGGCATCCCCGGGCTCGGCAACGGCTTCGACCCCTTCGTCCAGACCGCTGGTCCGGACCCGGAGCCGGAGACGCCGAAGACCGAGACCACCCTGACCACCCGGATCTCCATCAACATCCCGGGCTCCCGGCCGATCCCACCGGTGGTGATGCGCAGCGCGGTCAAGCCCGAGGAGGGCGAGGCCAGGGCGGCCGCGGAGCCGCCGGCCCCCGCCGGGCCGCGGCACCGCTCGGCACCGCCGGCCGCGCCGGTGCTCGGGGTGATGGACCCCAGCGGGCGGACCAGCACCCCGCCGGACCTGCCGCCGCAGTGGCGCACGCCGGTGCCGCCGAAGGGCGCGGAGGGCGCCGAGTCGGAGTCCACCGGCGAGTGGTTCCGGCCGCGGCAGCGCAACCGCCCGGACAGCGTGGGGGCGCCGACGGCTCCGGGTGCGCCCGGTGCCGCGGTCGGTGCGCCCGGCGCGCCGGGCGGCGAGGCCCCGCTCTTCTCCGCGCACCCCGCGCCGGGCGCGCCGCTGCGGCAACCGGCCGACGGCGGCTCGCCGTTCGCGCCCGGACCGGCCGGCACCGGCTCGCCGTTCGCGCCCGCGCCGGGCGGTTACCCGGGCGAGCCCGCGCAGGGCGTCGGCGGGGGCTACCCGCACGCCCCGGCGGCGACCGATCCGTTCGGCACCGTCACCACGCCGCCCCAGGGTGTGCCCGGCTACCCGGCGCAGGGCCCCGGCGGCACCCCGCCGAACGGCGTGCCGCTGCACCGGGACCCGCAGCACCCGGGCTTCCCGGCCGCCGACGGCCCGGGCGGTACCCCGCCCAACGGCGTGCCGCTCTACCCCGGCCCGCAGGGCGCGCACCCCGGCACCCCGCCGAACGGCGTGCCGGGCTTCCCCGGTGCGACGCAGCATCAGGATCCGTTCGCCCAGGGCGGCGCCCCGCGCTTCCCCGGCGACGCGTCGTCCCCCTACGCCAACGACCCGTTCAACACCGCTCCCGCCCAGGCGGCCGCCGCGGCGGCGCCGGGCGCCCCGGCCGAGGCGGCCGGTCAGCGCCCGCTCGGCAACCCCGGCGCGCCGGGCCGGTTCGCCCGCCCGCAGCAGCCGCTCACCCCGGAGCCCAACCGGTTCGCCCCGTCGGCCGGTGAGCCGGAGGACACCCAGATCGGCGGGTTCGAGCCGATCTCCGGCGAGGCCATACCTGGCCTGCCGGTGACCGGTGTGTACGGCGCCGCCCCGAGCGGCCCCGCGGGCCCCGGCGGCCCCGGCGCCCCGGCGGGTCCCGATGGCGTCCCCAACTCCCCCGCCCCGCAGGCGGTTTCGCCCGAGCCGCCGAAGAAGGCGGCGCCCGCCGCCAAGCCGAAGCCCGGCGGCAAGGCGAAGAAGCTGCTGGTGACCGGCGTCGGCGGGGTGGTCTTCCTGGGCGCCGCCGCCTACGGCACCGGTCTGATGCTCAACCAGGCCGACGTCCCGCGCGGCACCACCGTGCTCGGCACCGCGATCGGCGGCGACAGCCGTGACCAGGCGGTGCACCAGCTGGACGCCACGGTCGGCAAGATCGGCCAGAAGCCGATCCAGCTGAAGCTCGGCAGCCAGGCGCTCACCCTGGACCCGACCACCGCCGGCCTCACCTTCGACACCACGGCCACGGTGGACGGCCTGACCCACCACAGCTACAACCCCTCCGACGTCCTCGCGTCGCTGACCGGCGGCAGCACGGCGGTGCCGCCGGCGGTCCGGATCGACCGCGCCAAGCTCAAGGCGGCGCTGGACGGTCTGGCCGCCAACTCGGCGCAGGGGTACAAGGAGGGCTTCGTCCAGTTCGACGACTCCGGCGCACCGGTGGTGGTGCCGGGCCAGCCGGGCCAGGCGGTCGACGACGCCTCGGCCGTGGACCAGGTGGTGCAGAGCTACCAGGACCGGGCCAACGGCAAGAGCGACGCCCCGGTGACCCTGGCGGTGACCACGGCCCAGCCGAAGACCACCACCCAGGCCCTGCAGCAGGTCGCGGACGGCCTGGGCAAGCAGATCGCGTCCGGGCCGGTGACGATCCAGGCGGGCGCCAAGAAGCTGGTGCTCTCGCCCGCCAAGTTCGGCAAGGCCCTGGTGCTCTCCCCCGACGCTTCGGGCAACATCGGTCCGCAGTGGGACCTGAACCAGCTCGGCACCCTGGTCGGCAACGCCTTCGACAAGGTCAAGTACAAGAAGAGCGACGGCACTCTGGCCCCGATCACCACTCAGGACGTGGCCGACGCGATCACCCAGGTCTATGACAAGAACACGACGACCGATCGCACATTCCACTTCCGTATGTGA
- a CDS encoding DUF6113 family protein: MSANPLHRLIGSQGQRLAEPLPPRGLRFAWYGLVFLLGAVDALCGCFVQALWSPWGLLLALAANLAVFYGGLRLTATKVGLTCALVGWLLVMFVLLAPRPEGDFVLSSSANSYAYLLGGLVTGLGVGLLPTRAPYAFGIPRQRD, translated from the coding sequence GTGAGCGCCAATCCGCTGCACCGCCTGATCGGCTCGCAGGGCCAGCGGTTGGCCGAACCGCTGCCGCCGCGCGGCCTGCGGTTCGCCTGGTACGGACTGGTCTTCCTGCTGGGCGCGGTGGACGCGCTGTGCGGGTGTTTCGTGCAGGCCCTGTGGAGTCCTTGGGGTTTGCTGCTCGCGCTGGCCGCCAACCTGGCGGTCTTCTACGGGGGCCTGCGGCTGACCGCCACCAAGGTGGGGCTGACGTGCGCACTGGTGGGCTGGCTGCTGGTGATGTTCGTGCTCCTGGCGCCCCGTCCGGAGGGCGACTTCGTGCTCTCCTCCTCGGCCAACTCCTACGCCTACCTGCTCGGCGGACTGGTCACCGGACTCGGCGTCGGACTGCTCCCCACCCGGGCGCCGTACGCCTTCGGGATCCCGCGCCAACGGGACTGA